The stretch of DNA ATGCCTATAGCTGCCAAGGTAAATGTGTCATATTTTTCCGCATCATCTTGTATTTCCGCTGCTTTCACATCAAAGGTAATTTTTGAAGAGACTGTATGATCTCCTTTAACAGAAATTACTGTAATGGTGTGATTTCCGCTGTCATAATGGTGGGATTTAACTGTAGAATATCCAATTGATTCCAGTTCTGAATTGATGTCCCAGCATATCTGGTGCTGATATCCGTTCCAGTGGATGGAATTAATTGAGATAGTGACATCCTGCCCTTTCTTTTCCATGTTGAAGTGCGGAGCCCAGACTGCATACAGGATTGTGTCTGCAGCAACTGGATTGTTAAAATTCCATTCGCTGCCTCCTGACGGTGAAGTGTACCAGCCTTTAACTGCCATCCCATTGCGGACTGGTTCTAAAGGTCTGCTGACTGGATCACCGTCTTTTACGGTTACATTTTTAACTTCATTTCCATAATTAAATGTAACAACATGACTGCCGTCTGCATCTGGAACGTCTTCACTCTTCACCCAGTGGGCGTAGAAACTGTAGCCTTCCGGTTTATAGTCCAACTGCACTATCTGGCTGCATTCATACAATCCTCCTCCCCATCCTGAAAGCTTATAACCATCCCTTGAAAATACATCAGACGATGGAAAAGTCAATGAGAATGGAGATGTCAGGGTATAGGAGAGGGAGTCTCCTCCCTGCATGGAATAAAATGTTACTGCCATTGATTCTTCTCCAGTAACTGAAACATCAATACTCCACTGCCATTCTCTCACAAATGTTCCGTTCAGTGCAGTAAGCGTGAGCTTTGGGTTATATATGCCAGGGTTTACGCATGTACCGCTGAAACTTACACCCTTCAAGACTTCATTGATAACTGTAGGATCCCACTTAGAGTACTCGTATTCTGTTTCTACAGCAATCTTCAGCCATTCTGGACCAGAATATGATAGCGAAGATGAGATTTCTCCGGTCTTTAGATTTTTAAGTACAATTCTATCCAATATGTGCATTGGATGTTTTTCATTTGATATGTCTGGAACATACACATACTGACTATTTACAGAAATATCTGCTGGTGCATCCGGCAGATCTCCCCCGTCCGCAGAATCTGCCAGAGGGGATATGCATGAAGACAGGAGCACTACAAAAAGTAATGCAGAGGATGCATTCATAAAAACACCCCCGAGAATATCAGTATGCAGTAGATTATGAAGATAAACGCTGCAGACAAAACTGCCCAGTAGATGTTGCAGAAGTAAAATACTAAGATGAAACAAACCACTGCAATAATGCAGCCTGCAAGTACTGCAGCATAGTCAATGCTGGATTTTTCATCGTTTTCAATATCAATACTATATGTGACAGGGGCTGCAGAACCATAGGAGTTGACTGCTGTGGCAGTGACTGTATATGATCCGTTTC from Candidatus Methanomassiliicoccus intestinalis Issoire-Mx1 encodes:
- a CDS encoding InlB B-repeat-containing protein; this encodes MNASSALLFVVLLSSCISPLADSADGGDLPDAPADISVNSQYVYVPDISNEKHPMHILDRIVLKNLKTGEISSSLSYSGPEWLKIAVETEYEYSKWDPTVINEVLKGVSFSGTCVNPGIYNPKLTLTALNGTFVREWQWSIDVSVTGEESMAVTFYSMQGGDSLSYTLTSPFSLTFPSSDVFSRDGYKLSGWGGGLYECSQIVQLDYKPEGYSFYAHWVKSEDVPDADGSHVVTFNYGNEVKNVTVKDGDPVSRPLEPVRNGMAVKGWYTSPSGGSEWNFNNPVAADTILYAVWAPHFNMEKKGQDVTISINSIHWNGYQHQICWDINSELESIGYSTVKSHHYDSGNHTITVISVKGDHTVSSKITFDVKAAEIQDDAEKYDTFTLAAIGIALAVSVGCIAFPFLGILSLILMLAAILIYIFILIFSGAI